The following coding sequences are from one Triticum dicoccoides isolate Atlit2015 ecotype Zavitan chromosome 4A, WEW_v2.0, whole genome shotgun sequence window:
- the LOC119286029 gene encoding pentatricopeptide repeat-containing protein At1g09190-like, with amino-acid sequence MQPKPNCLALLPMPSTAAAAEPSPSLPHAVTTPDGWHPRTAERRLLHLLHHSSRARRRPLELLAFAVRHCLHSSPSSPHHHFLAALLLLSSPPPPALSLLSLLPPEPPPPLALLNAALKSLSAPSPPLAFRLLSSLRCLHAPDRLSFLPLLGSTSSLPLLSALHGLLLRLGFLSHHAISLGLLGPYPLPHARILFDEMPQQRKCTIAYNTIITAYVKAKDIFTARHLFDEMQRFKRSRRSMVSWNAMIAGCTWCGRDDMAVRYFQDMVREGKVAPDDGTLAVVLPACGRTGNAAAGRWAHEYACKMGILDSSVHVANAVVDMYCKCGDVSSAREVFEGMQQRTVVSWNTMISGFSLNGQGIKGIELFRQMVRPGGEPNSVTFLGVLGCCAHAGAVDTGQVIFQIMQSEHGIEPGIEHYGCMVDLLGRSGLLEEAHALIQGMPMSPNSAIWGSLLSACRAHAGLGIAEVALKELISLEPWNSGNYMLLANLYAETQRWEEAGDVRKLMRRMSVQKAPGQSLIEEPSSS; translated from the coding sequence ATGCAACCGAAGCCGAATTGTCTCGCGCTCTTGCCGATgccgtccaccgccgccgccgccgagccctcccCGTCGTTGCCCCACGCCGTGACCACCCCCGACGGGTGGCACCCCCGCACAGCGGAGCGCCGCCTGCTCCATCTCCTGCATCACTCCTCCCGCGCCCGGCGACGCCCGCTCGAGCTCCTCGCCTTCGCCGTCCGCCATTGCCTGCATTCCTCCCCGTCCTCCCCGCACCACCACTTCCTggccgcgctcctcctcctctcctcccctccgccGCCGGCTCTCTCTCTCCTGAGCCTCCTCCCTCCTGAACCACCGCCTCCCCTCGCACTCCTCAACGCCGCCCTCAAGTCGCTGTCCGCCCCCTCTCCGCCCCTCGCGTTCCGCCTCCTATCCTCCCTTCGCTGCCTTCATGCCCCCGATCGCCTGTCCTTTCTCCCGCTGCTCGGGTCCACCTCCTCGTTGCCGCTCCTCTCAGCCCTCCatggcctcctcctccgcctcggctTCCTCTCCCACCACGCCATCTCCCTCGGGCTCCTCGGGCCCTATCCTCTGCCCCACGCACGAAtcctgttcgacgaaatgccccagCAGAGAAAGTGCACCATCGCCTACAACACAATCATCACTGCTTATGTGAAAGCCAAGGATATTTTCACCGCACGCCATCTGTTTGATGAAATGCAGCGGTTCAAGCGCTCCAGGAGAAGCATGGTTTCCTGGAATGCTATGATCGCAGGGTGTACTTGGTGTGGGAGGGACGACATGGCAGTGCGGTATTTCCAAGACATGGTGAGGGAGGGCAAGGTGGCGCCAGATGATGGGACCCTTGCCGTGGTGCTGCCTGCTTGTGGGAGGACGGGGAATGCTGCTGCCGGGAGGTGGGCGCACGAGTATGCATGCAAGATGGGTATCTTAGACAGCTCGGTGCATGTTGCTAATGCGGTGGTAGATATGTATTGCAAGTGTGGCGATGTGAGCAGCGCAAGAGAGGTGTTCGAAGGGATGCAACAGCGGACTGTGGTGAGCTGGAACACAATGATCTCTGGATTTTCATTGAATGGGCAAGGGATTAAGGGGATTGAGCTGTTCCGGCAGATGGTGAGGCCCGGAGGGGAGCCTAATTCAGTGACTTTCCTGGGGGTGCTTGGTTGCTGTGCCCATGCCGGGGCAGTAGATACTGGGCAGGTGATCTTCCAGATTATGCAGTCAGAGCATGGGATTGAGCCGGGAATTGAACATTATGGATGTATGGTAGATTTACTTGGAAGGTCCGGCCTTCTCGAAGAGGCACATGCGCTGATTCAAGGGATGCCAATGAGCCCTAATTCTGCAATATGGGGATCACTTCTAAGCGCCTGCCGTGCCCATGCTGGGCTCGGCATTGCCGAGGTGGCTCTCAAAGAGCTTATTAGTCTGGAACCTTGGAATTCAGGGAACTATATGCTGTTGGCCAATCTTTATGCAGAAACACAACGTTGGGAGGAGGCAGGTGATGTGAGGAAACTGATGAGGAGGATGAGTGTGCAAAAGGCACCAGGGCAGAGCCTAATTGAAGAACCAAGTTCAAGTTGA